Proteins from a genomic interval of Sphingobacterium lactis:
- a CDS encoding cupin domain-containing protein, giving the protein METNIYKNKDDVYGRARVEDNEELKAYYSKLAELDTGALWTVANEIEPWEPISNSVPMLWKYDELRDLVLESARLVTPGQAGRRVVYLINKQRAHVKAACGWLYAGIQVTQPGESTPAHRHKAAALRFIMEGDKGYTIVNGNKISLGVNDFVITPNSTWHEHGVDAEGKTCIWMDGLDIPLVNALEANDYAVYDDEDGQEELVPMNYSPMSYSGSGLIPVDREWDNPYSPLFKYSWESTYNALKNAAQVTDGTPYDGVIMQYSNPLTGGHVMQTMGAAMQLLKPGKRTKAHKHTGSFIYQCAKGHGYTIIDGKRYDWKERDTFCVPSWAWHEHVNLSETEDAFLFNFNDLPTITKLGLYQEKAYLENDGHQNIS; this is encoded by the coding sequence ATGGAAACAAACATTTATAAGAACAAAGATGATGTTTACGGCAGAGCACGTGTAGAGGACAACGAAGAACTAAAAGCGTATTACAGCAAGTTAGCCGAACTGGACACCGGAGCCCTGTGGACCGTGGCCAATGAAATCGAACCTTGGGAACCCATTTCCAATTCTGTTCCGATGCTGTGGAAGTACGACGAATTGAGAGATTTGGTCCTGGAATCCGCACGTCTGGTCACACCGGGACAGGCAGGCAGAAGGGTTGTTTACTTAATCAATAAACAGCGTGCCCATGTAAAGGCAGCCTGTGGATGGCTTTATGCAGGAATTCAGGTTACCCAACCTGGAGAATCCACCCCTGCCCACCGCCATAAAGCAGCAGCCTTACGTTTTATCATGGAAGGAGACAAGGGGTATACCATTGTCAACGGCAACAAGATATCCCTTGGCGTCAATGATTTTGTTATTACCCCCAACAGCACGTGGCATGAACACGGCGTAGATGCTGAAGGGAAAACCTGCATTTGGATGGACGGGCTGGACATTCCTTTGGTGAATGCGCTGGAAGCCAATGATTATGCTGTCTATGATGACGAGGACGGACAGGAAGAACTTGTTCCGATGAACTACTCCCCTATGAGCTACTCTGGTAGCGGCTTGATCCCTGTGGACAGGGAATGGGATAACCCGTACTCCCCATTGTTTAAATATTCTTGGGAAAGCACCTATAACGCATTGAAGAATGCAGCACAGGTAACTGACGGCACCCCGTATGATGGTGTTATCATGCAGTATTCGAATCCACTTACGGGCGGACATGTGATGCAAACGATGGGCGCTGCCATGCAACTTTTGAAGCCAGGCAAGCGAACTAAAGCCCATAAACATACCGGAAGCTTTATCTATCAGTGCGCAAAAGGACATGGCTATACCATCATTGACGGTAAACGCTACGATTGGAAAGAACGTGATACATTCTGTGTACCCTCTTGGGCATGGCATGAGCATGTCAATCTCTCCGAAACGGAAGATGCTTTCCTATTTAACTTCAATGACCTTCCCACAATTACCAAATTGGGATTATACCAAGAGAAAGCGTATTTGGAAAACGACGGTCATCAAAACATTAGTTAA
- a CDS encoding fumarylacetoacetate hydrolase family protein, with translation MKLVTYRANTEAAGRLGFLHDDLIIDMEDFGDIFGMPLPSTMLDFIDMGPIAIRAVNQLLEKADLSTIATCSIPFSNALLLAPIPRPRKNIFGIGLNYTEHVAESARALDTANELPQKCVIFSKPPTTVIGNGDPIKHNSDVTQQMDWEGELAVIIGKRASRIDSANALDHVFGYTIINDISARDCRRSGQWIVSKGQDTFAPMGPMIITADELTDPHNLSIITKVNGVEKQNGNTKYMLFNVNAILADISESICLEPGDIIATGTPAGVGAGREPQEFMFPGDVVEITIPPIGTLRNPIVKA, from the coding sequence ATGAAACTGGTAACCTATAGAGCGAATACGGAAGCTGCGGGCAGATTGGGATTTTTACACGATGACCTGATTATCGACATGGAAGATTTCGGGGATATTTTCGGGATGCCCTTACCATCCACCATGCTGGATTTTATCGACATGGGCCCGATTGCCATTCGGGCAGTGAACCAACTGTTGGAAAAAGCCGACCTTTCGACGATTGCTACCTGCAGCATCCCTTTTAGTAATGCCTTATTGCTTGCTCCGATTCCGCGTCCACGGAAGAATATCTTTGGGATCGGATTGAATTATACCGAGCATGTCGCAGAATCTGCGCGTGCCTTGGACACGGCCAATGAGCTTCCGCAGAAGTGCGTTATCTTCAGCAAACCTCCGACAACGGTCATCGGGAATGGTGATCCGATCAAGCACAATAGTGACGTGACCCAACAAATGGACTGGGAGGGCGAGCTTGCCGTTATCATTGGCAAAAGAGCAAGTCGCATTGATTCGGCAAATGCGCTGGACCACGTGTTTGGCTATACCATTATCAACGATATTTCGGCGCGTGATTGCCGCCGGTCGGGCCAATGGATTGTTTCCAAAGGTCAGGATACCTTTGCACCAATGGGTCCCATGATCATCACGGCGGATGAGCTCACCGATCCCCATAACCTATCGATTATCACCAAAGTTAATGGTGTCGAAAAACAGAATGGCAACACCAAGTATATGTTGTTCAATGTCAATGCTATCCTTGCCGATATTTCTGAGAGCATCTGCTTGGAACCTGGGGACATCATTGCAACAGGTACTCCGGCAGGGGTCGGTGCAGGCCGTGAACCTCAGGAATTTATGTTTCCCGGGGATGTGGTCGAGATCACCATTCCACCGATAGGCACCTTGAGAAACCCAATTGTAAAAGCTTAG
- a CDS encoding carbon-nitrogen hydrolase family protein codes for MKFPKFKAAAVQTSPVYFNVDATVSKVCAIIREAAENGAKLIAFPEVFISAYPYWNWIMNPVEGSKWFKKLYLNSITADGPEVEKIAQVARDYDINVVIGLNERVKEKVGTLYNTILTISNEGHILGRHRKLVPTWAEKLTWSGGDGSSLKVHDTNVGPLGVLACGENTNTLARFSLLAQGELIHIANYISLPVAPIDYNMAEAIKIRAAAHSFEGKVYTITSCSTISEDIIQLFEKEVPNARELLTRKNSSYSGFIDPNGQQIGESIIDDEGIVYAEIDLERCIQPKQMHDLLGHYNRFDIFNLKVNTEEQRAIQFAESKAVAVENEHGQLPDHDLDNLIDIHKNKAYKH; via the coding sequence ATGAAATTTCCAAAGTTCAAGGCGGCGGCCGTTCAAACCTCGCCGGTTTACTTCAATGTCGATGCGACGGTGAGCAAGGTGTGCGCTATCATACGCGAAGCAGCAGAAAACGGAGCGAAGCTTATTGCTTTTCCAGAAGTCTTTATTTCGGCCTATCCTTATTGGAACTGGATCATGAATCCCGTTGAAGGAAGCAAATGGTTCAAGAAACTATACCTGAACTCCATTACGGCGGATGGCCCCGAGGTGGAAAAAATTGCACAGGTAGCCAGAGATTATGACATCAATGTCGTAATCGGGCTCAATGAGCGTGTTAAAGAAAAGGTAGGGACCTTATACAATACGATATTAACGATCAGTAACGAAGGGCATATTCTGGGCCGGCACCGAAAACTGGTACCAACGTGGGCGGAGAAATTGACCTGGAGTGGCGGAGACGGTTCATCGCTTAAAGTTCATGATACCAATGTCGGCCCATTAGGCGTACTTGCCTGTGGTGAAAACACCAATACCCTGGCTCGATTCTCCCTACTTGCCCAAGGTGAACTGATCCATATAGCAAATTATATCTCCTTGCCCGTAGCTCCAATTGATTATAACATGGCCGAAGCCATAAAAATTCGGGCGGCGGCACATTCTTTTGAAGGCAAGGTCTATACGATTACATCATGCTCGACGATCTCCGAGGATATCATCCAACTCTTTGAAAAGGAAGTGCCCAATGCACGGGAACTACTCACCCGTAAAAACAGCTCATATTCGGGATTTATTGATCCCAATGGGCAGCAAATTGGTGAATCCATAATTGATGACGAAGGAATTGTCTATGCAGAAATTGACCTCGAACGTTGCATCCAACCTAAACAGATGCACGATTTACTGGGCCATTACAACCGATTCGATATTTTTAATCTGAAGGTGAACACAGAAGAACAGCGTGCCATTCAATTCGCGGAGTCAAAAGCGGTCGCTGTGGAAAACGAACATGGTCAGCTTCCTGACCATGATTTGGACAACCTGATCGATATCCATAAAAACAAAGCATATAAACATTAG
- a CDS encoding IclR family transcriptional regulator, translating to MEKKKNGIQSIDVGFSILSVLVNSASPLPLKTISAQSGLSPSKIHSYLTSFINLGVVEQNLSTGFYSLGPTCLKLGLGYLDQVNILTSSQPIMLELAQEIGQTVFLGVWGNRGPTIVNRVDGPYSQTIFDLRIGSVLPLLSSALGKNFAAHLPLSFIEPFIVDEIEKQGSGSGKPVALSDVYDMLDEIRNNGISNSRGQLLSDFTSLSVPIFDFSNSIYAGITIMGKIDVFDDRLDAKPAKLLKAAGKKLSELGGWQAVSR from the coding sequence ATGGAGAAAAAGAAAAACGGTATTCAGTCGATCGATGTTGGGTTTTCCATTCTTTCGGTCTTGGTCAATTCGGCAAGTCCGCTACCTTTGAAAACAATCTCGGCACAGAGTGGTCTCTCTCCGAGTAAGATCCATTCGTATTTGACGAGTTTTATCAATTTAGGTGTTGTGGAACAGAATCTCAGTACGGGGTTCTACAGCTTGGGACCTACCTGCCTGAAATTGGGCTTGGGTTATTTGGATCAGGTGAATATCCTGACATCCTCCCAACCGATCATGCTTGAATTGGCACAGGAAATTGGACAGACTGTTTTCTTGGGTGTATGGGGCAATAGAGGTCCAACCATCGTCAATCGTGTAGACGGTCCTTATTCGCAAACGATATTCGACCTCCGCATTGGTAGTGTTTTACCACTTCTGAGCTCCGCGTTGGGTAAAAACTTTGCTGCGCATCTCCCCCTATCCTTCATCGAACCATTTATCGTGGATGAGATAGAAAAGCAAGGCAGCGGCAGTGGAAAACCTGTTGCGCTTTCAGATGTGTACGATATGTTGGATGAAATCCGCAACAACGGCATCAGTAATTCTCGGGGTCAATTGCTATCCGACTTTACCTCCCTCTCGGTACCCATATTTGATTTCTCCAACAGCATCTATGCAGGTATTACAATCATGGGTAAGATTGACGTTTTCGATGACCGATTGGACGCAAAACCCGCCAAACTACTCAAAGCTGCCGGCAAAAAACTCTCGGAGCTCGGGGGCTGGCAGGCCGTTAGCCGATAG
- a CDS encoding SDR family oxidoreductase, with protein MRDFEKKVCLLTGAATIGLAIADKFIQLGASVVVGALELGSDVDRKAAYAEQFDFIKTDITSDASLRALLDFTLQKYGRVDVLVNCAAAYADDGPLTSRETWLRTLDTNVVSAAVFGEMVRPYLKASVGNIINIGSVSGVFPHIQRWSYPVSKAALLHLTKTQAVEYAADKIRVNMVRLGHVWSLPFEGLTKNDRAHADEVTSSFNLMGRIANAEEVANVVAFVASAEASYMTGNETVVDGGYSAMGPEQHEPLFPKLAK; from the coding sequence ATGAGGGACTTTGAAAAGAAAGTTTGTCTATTAACCGGGGCTGCAACAATAGGCCTGGCTATTGCCGATAAATTTATTCAGTTAGGTGCATCTGTTGTTGTTGGGGCCTTGGAATTAGGATCAGATGTCGATCGCAAAGCCGCCTATGCGGAACAATTCGATTTCATAAAAACAGATATCACGAGTGATGCTTCGCTTCGTGCACTGTTGGATTTCACCCTACAAAAGTATGGTCGGGTGGATGTCTTGGTGAACTGTGCAGCGGCCTATGCCGATGATGGTCCATTAACTTCGCGTGAAACCTGGCTCCGGACGCTCGATACCAATGTTGTTTCTGCCGCAGTTTTCGGCGAGATGGTACGGCCTTACCTGAAAGCTAGCGTCGGCAATATTATCAATATAGGTTCGGTTTCTGGCGTTTTCCCGCATATTCAGCGTTGGTCCTATCCCGTTTCCAAAGCCGCACTATTGCACTTGACCAAGACGCAAGCTGTGGAATATGCCGCAGATAAAATACGCGTCAATATGGTCCGTCTAGGCCATGTGTGGTCATTGCCTTTTGAAGGGTTGACCAAAAATGACCGTGCACATGCCGATGAGGTAACTTCTTCCTTTAATTTGATGGGGCGTATTGCCAATGCCGAGGAGGTTGCGAATGTGGTAGCTTTTGTGGCTTCGGCAGAAGCGTCCTATATGACTGGAAATGAAACCGTCGTCGATGGTGGTTATTCCGCAATGGGGCCGGAGCAACATGAACCCTTATTTCCAAAGCTTGCCAAATAA
- a CDS encoding maleate cis-trans isomerase family protein, with translation MSKTKFKIGQIVPSSNVTMETEIPALFRAREEIYPERFTFHSSRMRMKHVNKEELAKMDAQSDACAIELSDAQVDVMGYACLVAIMSMGKGYHCISQSRLHQQTVDNDFPTPIVTSAGALVEGLQALGVKNIAVVAPYMKPLTQLVVDYIEDQGFTVKDWVALEVADNLEVAALDPNNLKEIYKQLNLDGVEALVLSACVQMPSLPAVDAIEQEINIPVTTAAICTTYSMLKKLGLKAHAPIGGALLSGKY, from the coding sequence ATGTCAAAAACTAAATTTAAGATCGGCCAGATCGTTCCAAGTTCGAATGTAACGATGGAAACTGAAATTCCGGCTCTCTTTCGTGCACGTGAGGAAATCTATCCCGAGCGGTTTACCTTTCATTCCTCGCGTATGCGCATGAAGCATGTAAACAAGGAAGAGCTCGCAAAAATGGATGCACAGTCGGATGCGTGTGCCATTGAGCTATCCGACGCACAGGTGGATGTCATGGGATATGCATGTCTGGTGGCCATTATGTCCATGGGCAAGGGTTACCATTGCATTTCGCAATCCAGACTGCACCAGCAGACCGTGGACAACGATTTCCCTACTCCTATCGTCACAAGTGCTGGGGCTTTGGTTGAAGGCTTACAGGCATTAGGTGTGAAGAACATTGCCGTAGTTGCCCCATATATGAAGCCATTGACTCAACTGGTTGTCGACTACATCGAAGATCAAGGCTTCACCGTAAAAGATTGGGTCGCGCTGGAGGTCGCAGACAACCTGGAGGTTGCTGCCCTAGACCCGAACAATCTGAAAGAGATCTATAAACAATTGAACCTGGACGGTGTGGAGGCGCTGGTCCTTTCTGCTTGTGTTCAGATGCCGTCGCTTCCCGCCGTAGATGCCATTGAGCAGGAAATCAACATTCCCGTAACCACAGCAGCAATCTGCACCACGTACAGCATGCTCAAAAAACTGGGATTAAAGGCTCATGCTCCAATTGGAGGGGCCTTGCTTTCCGGCAAATACTAA